Proteins from a genomic interval of Sparus aurata chromosome 21, fSpaAur1.1, whole genome shotgun sequence:
- the LOC115572776 gene encoding zinc finger protein 771-like isoform X1: protein MSSLRVLKTLVTERLTAAAEEILVLVERVMVEHEEELIRRYRPAEDGKSPDRPRQHTLTFTRDVQQFEGFDLQQQPDQEQLQPPTIKQEPEEEQEEEVWTGPVVQAEAPQIKMEQDTKDFIYVMECKSEQPQVESVPSEEVLKVEVKDEDMVPSTSFLPPPAAAQSEQAEGGSSLWSCKVCGKMFSYRGSLINHAEAHADDEHCFCGVCGQLLPDRRNLLDHLQTHVMAYVCYYCGKTFPRHLDLAVHTRCHTGEKPFGCTVCGKCFSRKDNLETHMRMHTDEKPYRCSVCGKCFNFTSSLIRHARTHTGEKPYSCRFCDKSFLQSTPLKNHMKHHTEERPYYCSECSKNFSDVYSLRRHMKTHEAKPINLCYPEGSEGTT, encoded by the exons GTGACCGAGAGGTTGACGGCGGCGGCGGAGGAGATCCTGGTGCTGGTGGAGAGAGTGATGGTGGAGCACGAGGAGGAGCTGATCCGGCGGTACCGACCGGCCGAGGACGGCAAGAGTCCGGACCGACCCAGACAACACACACTAACTTTCACACGTG ATGTTCAGCAGTTCGAGGGCTTcgacctccagcagcagcctgaccaggagcagctgcagcctcCTACCATCAAACAGGAGccggaggaggagcaggaggaggaggtgtggacCGGTCCTGTGGTTCAGGCGGAGGCTCCTCAGATAAAGATGGAGCAGGACACCAAAGACTTCATCTATGTTATGGAGTGTAAGAGCGAGCAGCCTCAGGTGGAGTCTGTGCCCTCTGAGGAGGTTCTGAAGGTGGAGGTGAAAGACGAGGACATGGTGCCGAgcacctccttcctccctcctcctgctgccgctCAGAGCGAGCAGGCTGAAGGCGGCAGCTCTCTCTGGAGCTGTAAAGTCTGTGGGAAGATGTTCAGCTACCGCGGCTCCCTGATCAACCACGCGGAGGCCCACGCCGACGACGAGCACTGCTTCTGCGGCGTGTGCGGCCAGCTGCTGCCCGACAGGAGGAACCTGCTGGACCACCTGCAGACGCACGTCATGGCCTACGTCTGCTATTACTGCGGCAAAACCTTCCCGCGGCATCTGGACCTGGCGGTGCACACGCGCTGCCACACGGGCGAGAAGCCGTTCGGCTGCACGGTCTGCGGGAAGTGCTTCAGCCGCAAGGACAACCTGGAGACCCACATGAGGATGCACACGGACGAGAAGCCGTACCGCTGCAGCGTCTGCGGGAAGTGCTTCAACTTCACCTCATCCTTGATCCGCCACGCGAGGACGCACACCGGAGAGAAGCCCTACAGCTGCCGCTTCTGCGACAAGAGCTTCCTGCAGAGCACGCCGCTGAAGAACCACATGAAGCACCACACGGAGGAGCGGCCGTACTACTGCAGCGAGTGCAGCAAGAACTTCAGTGACGTCTACTCGCTCCGACGACACATGAAGACTCACGAGGCCAAGCCCATCAATTTATGTTACCCCGAGGGTTCTGAAGGAACCACGTGA